A DNA window from Ipomoea triloba cultivar NCNSP0323 chromosome 10, ASM357664v1 contains the following coding sequences:
- the LOC116031622 gene encoding RHOMBOID-like protein 10, chloroplastic encodes MVGSAAVPSNPKFPAPIPRRLDLTTAHLITNAAALRLGNSLCRRLRLSCLLRSSFKNICHHAGASTFTALQLDGFDLLDWSRDVLSTACMSFSFISGGGSRKDSKGFGKSYSNSSRHFISNDRKWTNLLLAINILAYIAQIGTKGQLLFLGAKINSLIDKGQIWRLVTCSFLHANVGHLLVNCYSLNSVGPAIEKISGPRRYIAVYLISAIASSTFSYWHSKAPAVGASGAIFGLVGSFAVFVLRHRGTVKGTEGDLVYIARIIALNMAIGFLSKGIDNWGHLGGLVGGAATSWLVGPAWKLESVSEGRRVFADKAPIFSLIKSRKTKP; translated from the exons ATGGTGGGTTCAGCAGCCGTGCCGTCCAATCCCAAGTTTCCCGCCCCAATTCCCCGTCGACTGGACCTCACCACCGCCCACCTCATCACCAACGCCGCCGCGCTCCGGCTCGGCAACTCCCTCTGTCGCCGTCTTCGTCTCTCGTGCCTGCTACGCTCCTCCTTCAAG AATATTTGTCATCATGCTGGTGCTTCCACGTTTACGGCCCTTCAACTTGATGGGTTTGATCTTCTTGACTGGTCACGGGATGTGCTCTCTACTGCGTGTATGAGCTTTTCTTTTATCAGTGGAGGTGGAAGTAGAAAGGATTCCAAAGGGTTTGGAAAGTCATACTCAAATTCATCTAGGCATTTCATATCTAATGACCGGAAATGGACCAATCTTCTCCTAGCCATTAACATATT AGCTTATATTGCTCAAATTGGAACAAAAGGGCAACTATTATTTTTGGGAGCGAAG ATCAATAGTCTAATAGACAAAGGACAAATATGGAGGTTGGTTACTTGTTCGTTCCTGCATGCAAATGTCGGGCATCTCCTG GTCAATTGTTATTCCTTAAATTCTGTTGGACCAGCCATTGAGAAAATTAGTGGTCCGAGAAGATATATTGCTGTTTACTTGATCTCCGCAATTGCAA GTTCAACATTTAGTTACTGGCACAGTAAAGCACCTGCAGTTGGTGCATCGGGAGCAATTTTCGGACTA GTTGGATCTTTTGCTGTGTTTGTATTGAGACATAGAGGCACAGTCAAGGGCACCGAGGGGGATCTTGTTTATATAGCACGCATAATTGCTCTAAATATG GCCATTGGGTTTTTATCAAAAGGCATCGATAACTGGGGACAT CTCGGCGGTTTAGTAGGAGGAGCTGCAACATCATGGCTCGTTGGTCCTGCATGGAAGCTTGAATCTGTGAGCGAAGGCCGGAGAGTCTTTGCTGACAAGGCACCAATCTTCTCTCTCATTAAGAGCAGAAAGACCAAGCCTTAA
- the LOC116031816 gene encoding 60S ribosome subunit biogenesis protein NIP7 homolog, translating to MRALDESETTQVFEKLFKFVGNNLKNIVESPSHEGPDPAPGRYCFRLQKNRVYYVSESLVKRATNIKRDNLISLGTQIGKFTKGGKFHLTIQSLNLLAAHAKHKVWLKPTSEMSFLYGNNVLKGGVGRITENVNEHDGVVVFSMSDVPLGFGVAAKSTQDCRKLDPNGNVVLHQADIGEYLRTEDDL from the coding sequence ATGAGGGCATTGGATGAGAGTGAGACCACCCAAGTTTTCGAAAAGCTCTTTAAATTTGTGGGAAACAATCTGAAGAACATTGTGGAGAGCCCATCTCATGAAGGTCCCGACCCAGCTCCAGGGCGGTATTGTTTCCGTCTCCAAAAGAATCGAGTCTACTATGTGTCCGAGTCCCTCGTGAAGAGAGCCACTAACATAAAGCGAGATAATCTGATCTCGCTGGGGACCCAAATAGGGAAATTCACTAAAGGAGGCAAGTTTCACCTAACAATCCAGTCACTGAATTTGCTAGCTGCACACGCGAAACACAAAGTTTGGCTAAAACCCACATCTGAGATGAGCTTCCTATACGGAAACAATGTGTTGAAAGGCGGTGTTGGTAGGATTACAGAGAATGTCAACGAGCACGATGGGGTTGTGGTGTTCTCGATGTCCGATGTGCCACTGGGATTCGGCGTTGCTGCTAAGAGTACACAAGATTGTAGGAAGCTGGATCCTAATGGGAATGTGGTGTTGCACCAAGCTGATATTGGGGAGTACCTGAGGACGGAGGATGACCTTTAA